In the genome of Thunnus maccoyii chromosome 15, fThuMac1.1, whole genome shotgun sequence, one region contains:
- the kiaa1522 gene encoding uncharacterized protein KIAA1522 homolog isoform X2: MGNSIQKKKKVQTETNFSAPPAPSLTPSREKPKGFWLFGRVDKLKTAGPKGNEDQKRLTVHYTVSQHYQENVFIEGSRPQYLEDLHTEAQEGLKILQQEEHKNGVNFLDNESIASTDTLRPEQDISSKDEGGSPESRSTAENIDSTVTSAVSTRPVLTRQGSTFKPLNPVKRLDKTRKRSRRTTIMGIPNQVQKELALHRSSTFQQLVSTQLPNHNGQVTDSQSGVVIIPTVDGETPVTNKEGARVHLSELEASGDEQRLRKHLQAVFQDEQLFNHQGFGSHLGPSSVLRPKSVAVPGMTTSSSFSPSMFSFLQEPQGPVMSISPQATYLSTIIPNAVLPASIDVIEIDRSSSRTRGNSVNHGGSVRTISKSSLASLDSSVSPLLSKRSDGDGSQTDNSHSNSTPMPTSASGSNWSESSKTIISNSSPISSKSSTRSYNSQRVGLNGQESQAEQSGGDQDLVSLRSSVSMISCPSSKNENIITGEEVESGASGSAAAGEDAKNKRNCTRSLSVMKTKQPPAPPQRTNSLHSNKIRSNLKVLVDSKDLNGSASGEVATATGNIVAKDEIKSVTADTSKIPTLVSNSTGTSSPGASTSEAGGAREPQPESSTSSPQKTPSEGGKFERTMSPSSGYSSQSGTPTLSPKGISPTSPDKQKKKPVKPERSMSRASSSAASPSSSLTSLSSGTSEPVNPDVSTCSPSLPPQGSPPTVAAKELTPNNKSSALGVEVRELLNIPPPPKVKAPCPPPPETWVHNRRTFELLCGPCPNVSKVTQKPAQVQDSTVKQAGTQTEASKELQVLVEKQTTTEKVVSELSESKAKTETLLATLPEGVPKDLEGRECPGTKQETLLIQDRVEASADVQRQEQTSSPVVMEKESQETTPKKDPPPVMKKPLTVLHREELVSTEQSVERQQKEMCSSATIEVNLPVENPTTSSQNGVTVVVDKCEGEVDISEAPSMQTLSVDVPKMNKASPPPTPPPAYQPTPPLSRRTPPSSVSVPPDELQRVQEEEIHVVESCWPPPPPPLEGDSVFDGGDEIDFPPPPPPFMADSVPDVMLNSCTTEMAVPNRPTVALQEVEEAIKDSSEAETPLHGQNSDLPSSVTQTVVHDNKPEVVMHVSKANTDGSSCTPVQNVSSVSDNVLPPPMEGPPLPPMTREDNPSSVSALASPCSFLKQDSLKVEAQFPSEPPVSAQLPPPIAAPAAPPLPVENLTPGVNFRRQPSIANRDNRSKELLARHKSAPIPKEDANIPLVTPSLLQMVRLRSVNMVEDQVKAPSEDKSTNEGAPVQEHCPVSMPGPHNTPQKPIRKSLSLKSPPQTVKASSVTLNTPSMRLQEAIRMKTAAMSSRDGLPSRLGMRSSAYSCVSEPGALSLKSPEGSDMHKSPASTASFIFSRSTKKVVIETAAASSPEAQASLKQNLAAELMQFSDQSNAAAFSNGGVKSDRVPPPVARKPSHSSISPSQSLPACSTKMDFSVDGNGAIGAVQHTRAVTPPETTTTRVTADTIETLF; this comes from the exons ATGGGGAATAGcatccagaagaagaagaaggtccAGACAGAGACAAACTTCTCCGCGCCTCCGGCCCCGTCCCTAACTCCCAGCCGGGAAAAACCAAAAGGCTTCTGGCTGTTTGGACGCGTGGACAAGCTGAAAACAG CTGGTCCCAAAGGGAATGAGGACCAGAAGAGGTTGACGGTACACTACACCGTCTCACAGCACTACCAGGAGAATGTTTTCATAGAGGGCAGCAGGCCTCAGTACCTGGAGGACCTGCACACTGAGGCTCAGGAGGGACTCAAGATACTACAGCAGGAAG AACACAAGAATGGAGTGAACTTCCTTGACAATGAGAGCATTGCT tCCACAGACACTCTGCGTCCAGAGCAGGATATCAGCTCCAAGGACGAAGGTGGCTCTCCGGAGTCGAGATCCACCGCCGAGAATATTGATAGCACAGTAACCTCTGCTGTGTCAACTAGGCCTGTGCTCACCCGCCAAG GTTCTACATTCAAGCCTCTGAATCCAGTGAAAAGGCTAGATAAGACCAGGAAAAGGAGCAGGAGAACCACCATCATGGGTATTCCCAACCAGGTCCAGAAAGAGCTTG CATTGCACAGAAGCTCCACCTTCCAGCAGCTTGTTTCTACCCAGCTCCCTAATCACAACGGACAGGTCACTGACAGCCAATCAGGTGTTGTTATCATTCCTACGGTTGACGGAGAGACTCCGGTAACGAATAAGGAGGGTGCGAGAGTACACCTTTCAGAGCTGGAG GCATCCGGAGATGAGCAGCGGCTGAGGAAGCACCTCCAGGCAGTCTTCCAGGATGAGCAGCTCTTCAACCACCAGGGCTTTGGCTCCCATCTCGGCCCCTCTTCCGTCCTGAGACCCAAGTCTGTTGCTGTACCTGGCATGaccacttcctcctccttctctccttctatGTTTAGCTTCCTCCAGGAACCCCAG gGCCCAGTGATGTCCATCTCTCCTCAGGCCACCTACCTGTCAACAATCATCCCTAATGCAGTGTTGCCAGCCTCGATTGATGTCATCGAGATTGACCGCAGCAGCAGCCGGACGCGTGGTAACAGTGTCAACCATGGCGGGAGTGTTCGCACAATAAGCAAGAGCAGCCTGGCATCCTTGGACTCATCAGTCAGCCCTCTGTTGTCAAAAAGATCAGATGGTGACGGTTCCCAGACTGACAATTCCCACAGCAACTCCACACCAATGCCCACATCAGCTTCGGGGTCAAACTGGAGCGAGTCATCCAAGACGATTATTTCAAACTCTTCCCCCATCTCCTCCAAAAGTAGTACACGCAGCTATAACTCACAGAGAGTGGGTCTCAATGGGCAGGAAAGCCAGGCTGAACAGTCTGGTGGAGACCAAGACCTTGTCAGTCTCCGCAGCTCAGTTAGCATGATTAGCTGCCCcagcagtaaaaatgaaaatataattacgGGAGAAGAAGTGGAGTCTGGTGCGTCAGGGTCAGCAGCTGCTGGGGAGGATGCAAAGAACAAACGGAATTGCACGCGTAGTCTTTCGGTTATGAAGACTAAGCAACCCCCGGCACCTCCACAAAGAACAAACTCTCTGCATAGTAATAAGATTAGGAGCAACTTAAAGGTTCTGGTGGACAGCAAAGATCTCAACGGTTCTGCATCTGGAGAGGTAGCAACTGCTACAGGAAATATTGTAGCAAAGGATGAGATCAAATCTGTAACTGCAGATACCAGTAAGATCCCAACCCTTGTATCGAACTCTACTGGCACTAGCTCTCCAGGTGCCTCCACCAGTGAGGCTGGAGGAGCAAGAGAGCCTCAGCCAGAATCCAGCACCTCCTCCCCACAGAAAACTCCCTCAGAAGGTGGGAAATTTGAACGGACCATGTCCCCTTCCAGTGGCTACTCAAGTCAGAGTGGCACTCCGACACTTTCCCCAAAAGGGATCTCCCCAACCTCCCCagacaaacagaagaagaaacccGTTAAGCCAGAGAGATCTATGTCTCGAGCCTCATCCTCAGCagcttctccttcctcctcactTACTTCTCTTTCGTCTGGTACATCTGAGCCTGTAAATCCAGATGTTTCCACATGTAGCCCTAGTCTGCCTCCCCAGGGATCTCCGCCCACTGTTGCTGCAAAAGAACTCACACCAAATAACAAGTCTTCAGCTTTGGGAGTGGAAGTCAGAGAGCTGTTGAACATCCCACCACCTCCCAAGGTCAAAGCACcatgtcctcctcctccagagaCATGGGTTCACAACAGACGCACCTTTGAGCTCCTGTGTGGGCCCTGCCCTAATGTTAGCAAAGTAACCCAGAAACCAGCACAGGTACAGGACAGCACAGTTAAACAAGCAGGCACTCAGACTGAAGCCAGCAAGGAGTTGCAGGTTTTAGTTGAAAAACAGACAACTACAGAAAAAGTTGTGTCAGAATTGTcagaaagcaaagcaaagaCTGAGACATTGTTAGCAACACTTCCTGAGGGTGTCCCTAAGGATCTAGAGGGTAGGGAATGTCCAGGTACAAAACAAGAGACGCTGTTAATCCAGGACAGGGTGGAAGCAAGTGCAGATGTTCAGAGACAAGAGCAGACTAGTAGTCCTGTTGTGATGGAAAAAGAGAGTCAAGAGACAACTCCAAAGAAAGATCCCCCTCCTGTCATGAAGAAACCCCTGACAGTACTGCACAGAGAAGAATTAGTGTCGACAGAGCAGTCAGTTGAGAGACAGCAAAAGGAAATGTGTAGCAGTGCCACGATAGAAGTTAATTTACCAGTTGAGAACCCTACAACCTCTTCACAGAATGGTGTTACGGTTGTAGTTGATAAGTGCGAGGGTGAGGTAGACATAAGTGAAGCCCCATCCATGCAGACACTTTCTGTAGATGTCCCTAAAATGAATAAGGCCTCGCCACCACCTACCCCTCCACCTGCCTACCAACCTACGCCTCCTCTTTCAAGAAGGACACCTCCCTCATCAGTATCTGTGCCACCTGATGAATTACAGAGGGTACAGGAGGAGGAGATCCACGTCGTAGAGTCTTGCTGGCCACCTCCTCCGCCTCCTTTAGAAGGGGACTCAGTCTTTGATGGGGGGGATGAGATAgactttcctcctcctcctccacccttcATGGCCGATAGTGTGCCAGATGTGATGTTGAACAGTTGTACCACAGAAATGGCTGTTCCAAACAGACCGACTGTGGCACTACAGGAAGTTGAAGAGGCAATTAAGGACTCAAGTGAAGCTGAGACACCCTTACATGGACAAAATTCAGACTTGCCCTCTTCTGTTACACAAACAGTAGTACATGATAACAAACCGGAAGTTGTCATGCACGTTTCAAAAGCTAATACTGATGGGAGTTCTTGCACACCAGTGCAGaatgtttcttctgtttcagaCAATGTCCTACCTCCACCAATGGAAGGGCCTCCTTTACCACCTATGACTAGAGAAGATAACCCATCATCAGTCTCTGCTTTAGCTTCTCCCTGCAGTTTCCTGAAGCAAGACTCTCTGAAAGTTGAAGCTCAGTTTCCCTCTGAGCCTCCTGTCAGTGCCCAACTTCCACCTCCAATTGCTGCCCCAGCAGCACCCCCTCTACCAGTAGAGAACTTAACCCCTGGGGTTAATTTCAGAAGGCAGCCCAGTATAGCAAACAGAGACAACAGGAGCAAGGAGCTCCTTGCCCGCCACAAAAGTGCACCCATTCCTAAAGAGGATGCAAACATACCTCTTGTCACCCCCTCCTTACTTCAGATGGTTCGCCTCAGATCAGTCAACATGGTTGAAGATCAGGTGAAAGCTCCCTCTGAGGACAAGTCAACCAATGAGGGAGCTCCAGTTCAGGAACATTGCCCAGTCTCAATGCCAGGACCTCATAACACCCCACAAAAGCCCATCCGCAAGTCCCTGTCTCTAAAATCTCCACCTCAGACAGTGAAAGCATCATCTGTGACACTAAACACCCCTTCCATGCGCTTACAAGAAGCCATACGTATGAAAACTGCAGCAATGTCTTCAAGAGATGGTCTCCCATCCCGACTCGGTATGAGATCATCCGCGTACAGTTGCGTCAGTGAACCAGGGGCTCTGTCCTTGAAATCACCTGAAGGATCTGACATGCACAAGTCCCCAGCCTCTACCGCCAGCTTTATCTTCTCTAGGAGCACAAAAAAGGTTGTCATAGAGACTGCGGCTGCCTCCTCTCCTGAAGCTCAAGCAAGTCTGAAGCAAAACTTGGCGGCTGAACTCATGCAGTTTTCTGACCAATCAAATGCTGCTGCTTTCTCCAATGGCGGGGTGAAGTCTGACAGAGTTCCTCCACCAGTAGCTAGAAAACCATCCCACAGCAGCATCAGTCCTTCTCAGAGTCTTCCTGCTTGTTCAACAAAGATGGATTTCAGTGTTGATGGAAACGGCGCGATTGGAGCAGTACAACATACGAGGGCAGTAACACCTCCTGAGACAACAA CTACAAGAGTGACAGCGGACACAATTGAAACACTGTTTTGA
- the kiaa1522 gene encoding uncharacterized protein KIAA1522 homolog isoform X3: MVVYLRKSIHSLLSVFKKKAGPKGNEDQKRLTVHYTVSQHYQENVFIEGSRPQYLEDLHTEAQEGLKILQQEEHKNGVNFLDNESIASTDTLRPEQDISSKDEGGSPESRSTAENIDSTVTSAVSTRPVLTRQGSTFKPLNPVKRLDKTRKRSRRTTIMGIPNQVQKELALHRSSTFQQLVSTQLPNHNGQVTDSQSGVVIIPTVDGETPVTNKEGARVHLSELEASGDEQRLRKHLQAVFQDEQLFNHQGFGSHLGPSSVLRPKSVAVPGMTTSSSFSPSMFSFLQEPQGPVMSISPQATYLSTIIPNAVLPASIDVIEIDRSSSRTRGNSVNHGGSVRTISKSSLASLDSSVSPLLSKRSDGDGSQTDNSHSNSTPMPTSASGSNWSESSKTIISNSSPISSKSSTRSYNSQRVGLNGQESQAEQSGGDQDLVSLRSSVSMISCPSSKNENIITGEEVESGASGSAAAGEDAKNKRNCTRSLSVMKTKQPPAPPQRTNSLHSNKIRSNLKVLVDSKDLNGSASGEVATATGNIVAKDEIKSVTADTSKIPTLVSNSTGTSSPGASTSEAGGAREPQPESSTSSPQKTPSEGGKFERTMSPSSGYSSQSGTPTLSPKGISPTSPDKQKKKPVKPERSMSRASSSAASPSSSLTSLSSGTSEPVNPDVSTCSPSLPPQGSPPTVAAKELTPNNKSSALGVEVRELLNIPPPPKVKAPCPPPPETWVHNRRTFELLCGPCPNVSKVTQKPAQVQDSTVKQAGTQTEASKELQVLVEKQTTTEKVVSELSESKAKTETLLATLPEGVPKDLEGRECPGTKQETLLIQDRVEASADVQRQEQTSSPVVMEKESQETTPKKDPPPVMKKPLTVLHREELVSTEQSVERQQKEMCSSATIEVNLPVENPTTSSQNGVTVVVDKCEGEVDISEAPSMQTLSVDVPKMNKASPPPTPPPAYQPTPPLSRRTPPSSVSVPPDELQRVQEEEIHVVESCWPPPPPPLEGDSVFDGGDEIDFPPPPPPFMADSVPDVMLNSCTTEMAVPNRPTVALQEVEEAIKDSSEAETPLHGQNSDLPSSVTQTVVHDNKPEVVMHVSKANTDGSSCTPVQNVSSVSDNVLPPPMEGPPLPPMTREDNPSSVSALASPCSFLKQDSLKVEAQFPSEPPVSAQLPPPIAAPAAPPLPVENLTPGVNFRRQPSIANRDNRSKELLARHKSAPIPKEDANIPLVTPSLLQMVRLRSVNMVEDQVKAPSEDKSTNEGAPVQEHCPVSMPGPHNTPQKPIRKSLSLKSPPQTVKASSVTLNTPSMRLQEAIRMKTAAMSSRDGLPSRLGMRSSAYSCVSEPGALSLKSPEGSDMHKSPASTASFIFSRSTKKVVIETAAASSPEAQASLKQNLAAELMQFSDQSNAAAFSNGGVKSDRVPPPVARKPSHSSISPSQSLPACSTKMDFSVDGNGAIGAVQHTRAVTPPETTTTRVTADTIETLF, translated from the exons ATGGTGGTCTACTTGAGGAAGAGCATCcactctctgctgtctgtcttcaAGAAGAAGG CTGGTCCCAAAGGGAATGAGGACCAGAAGAGGTTGACGGTACACTACACCGTCTCACAGCACTACCAGGAGAATGTTTTCATAGAGGGCAGCAGGCCTCAGTACCTGGAGGACCTGCACACTGAGGCTCAGGAGGGACTCAAGATACTACAGCAGGAAG AACACAAGAATGGAGTGAACTTCCTTGACAATGAGAGCATTGCT tCCACAGACACTCTGCGTCCAGAGCAGGATATCAGCTCCAAGGACGAAGGTGGCTCTCCGGAGTCGAGATCCACCGCCGAGAATATTGATAGCACAGTAACCTCTGCTGTGTCAACTAGGCCTGTGCTCACCCGCCAAG GTTCTACATTCAAGCCTCTGAATCCAGTGAAAAGGCTAGATAAGACCAGGAAAAGGAGCAGGAGAACCACCATCATGGGTATTCCCAACCAGGTCCAGAAAGAGCTTG CATTGCACAGAAGCTCCACCTTCCAGCAGCTTGTTTCTACCCAGCTCCCTAATCACAACGGACAGGTCACTGACAGCCAATCAGGTGTTGTTATCATTCCTACGGTTGACGGAGAGACTCCGGTAACGAATAAGGAGGGTGCGAGAGTACACCTTTCAGAGCTGGAG GCATCCGGAGATGAGCAGCGGCTGAGGAAGCACCTCCAGGCAGTCTTCCAGGATGAGCAGCTCTTCAACCACCAGGGCTTTGGCTCCCATCTCGGCCCCTCTTCCGTCCTGAGACCCAAGTCTGTTGCTGTACCTGGCATGaccacttcctcctccttctctccttctatGTTTAGCTTCCTCCAGGAACCCCAG gGCCCAGTGATGTCCATCTCTCCTCAGGCCACCTACCTGTCAACAATCATCCCTAATGCAGTGTTGCCAGCCTCGATTGATGTCATCGAGATTGACCGCAGCAGCAGCCGGACGCGTGGTAACAGTGTCAACCATGGCGGGAGTGTTCGCACAATAAGCAAGAGCAGCCTGGCATCCTTGGACTCATCAGTCAGCCCTCTGTTGTCAAAAAGATCAGATGGTGACGGTTCCCAGACTGACAATTCCCACAGCAACTCCACACCAATGCCCACATCAGCTTCGGGGTCAAACTGGAGCGAGTCATCCAAGACGATTATTTCAAACTCTTCCCCCATCTCCTCCAAAAGTAGTACACGCAGCTATAACTCACAGAGAGTGGGTCTCAATGGGCAGGAAAGCCAGGCTGAACAGTCTGGTGGAGACCAAGACCTTGTCAGTCTCCGCAGCTCAGTTAGCATGATTAGCTGCCCcagcagtaaaaatgaaaatataattacgGGAGAAGAAGTGGAGTCTGGTGCGTCAGGGTCAGCAGCTGCTGGGGAGGATGCAAAGAACAAACGGAATTGCACGCGTAGTCTTTCGGTTATGAAGACTAAGCAACCCCCGGCACCTCCACAAAGAACAAACTCTCTGCATAGTAATAAGATTAGGAGCAACTTAAAGGTTCTGGTGGACAGCAAAGATCTCAACGGTTCTGCATCTGGAGAGGTAGCAACTGCTACAGGAAATATTGTAGCAAAGGATGAGATCAAATCTGTAACTGCAGATACCAGTAAGATCCCAACCCTTGTATCGAACTCTACTGGCACTAGCTCTCCAGGTGCCTCCACCAGTGAGGCTGGAGGAGCAAGAGAGCCTCAGCCAGAATCCAGCACCTCCTCCCCACAGAAAACTCCCTCAGAAGGTGGGAAATTTGAACGGACCATGTCCCCTTCCAGTGGCTACTCAAGTCAGAGTGGCACTCCGACACTTTCCCCAAAAGGGATCTCCCCAACCTCCCCagacaaacagaagaagaaacccGTTAAGCCAGAGAGATCTATGTCTCGAGCCTCATCCTCAGCagcttctccttcctcctcactTACTTCTCTTTCGTCTGGTACATCTGAGCCTGTAAATCCAGATGTTTCCACATGTAGCCCTAGTCTGCCTCCCCAGGGATCTCCGCCCACTGTTGCTGCAAAAGAACTCACACCAAATAACAAGTCTTCAGCTTTGGGAGTGGAAGTCAGAGAGCTGTTGAACATCCCACCACCTCCCAAGGTCAAAGCACcatgtcctcctcctccagagaCATGGGTTCACAACAGACGCACCTTTGAGCTCCTGTGTGGGCCCTGCCCTAATGTTAGCAAAGTAACCCAGAAACCAGCACAGGTACAGGACAGCACAGTTAAACAAGCAGGCACTCAGACTGAAGCCAGCAAGGAGTTGCAGGTTTTAGTTGAAAAACAGACAACTACAGAAAAAGTTGTGTCAGAATTGTcagaaagcaaagcaaagaCTGAGACATTGTTAGCAACACTTCCTGAGGGTGTCCCTAAGGATCTAGAGGGTAGGGAATGTCCAGGTACAAAACAAGAGACGCTGTTAATCCAGGACAGGGTGGAAGCAAGTGCAGATGTTCAGAGACAAGAGCAGACTAGTAGTCCTGTTGTGATGGAAAAAGAGAGTCAAGAGACAACTCCAAAGAAAGATCCCCCTCCTGTCATGAAGAAACCCCTGACAGTACTGCACAGAGAAGAATTAGTGTCGACAGAGCAGTCAGTTGAGAGACAGCAAAAGGAAATGTGTAGCAGTGCCACGATAGAAGTTAATTTACCAGTTGAGAACCCTACAACCTCTTCACAGAATGGTGTTACGGTTGTAGTTGATAAGTGCGAGGGTGAGGTAGACATAAGTGAAGCCCCATCCATGCAGACACTTTCTGTAGATGTCCCTAAAATGAATAAGGCCTCGCCACCACCTACCCCTCCACCTGCCTACCAACCTACGCCTCCTCTTTCAAGAAGGACACCTCCCTCATCAGTATCTGTGCCACCTGATGAATTACAGAGGGTACAGGAGGAGGAGATCCACGTCGTAGAGTCTTGCTGGCCACCTCCTCCGCCTCCTTTAGAAGGGGACTCAGTCTTTGATGGGGGGGATGAGATAgactttcctcctcctcctccacccttcATGGCCGATAGTGTGCCAGATGTGATGTTGAACAGTTGTACCACAGAAATGGCTGTTCCAAACAGACCGACTGTGGCACTACAGGAAGTTGAAGAGGCAATTAAGGACTCAAGTGAAGCTGAGACACCCTTACATGGACAAAATTCAGACTTGCCCTCTTCTGTTACACAAACAGTAGTACATGATAACAAACCGGAAGTTGTCATGCACGTTTCAAAAGCTAATACTGATGGGAGTTCTTGCACACCAGTGCAGaatgtttcttctgtttcagaCAATGTCCTACCTCCACCAATGGAAGGGCCTCCTTTACCACCTATGACTAGAGAAGATAACCCATCATCAGTCTCTGCTTTAGCTTCTCCCTGCAGTTTCCTGAAGCAAGACTCTCTGAAAGTTGAAGCTCAGTTTCCCTCTGAGCCTCCTGTCAGTGCCCAACTTCCACCTCCAATTGCTGCCCCAGCAGCACCCCCTCTACCAGTAGAGAACTTAACCCCTGGGGTTAATTTCAGAAGGCAGCCCAGTATAGCAAACAGAGACAACAGGAGCAAGGAGCTCCTTGCCCGCCACAAAAGTGCACCCATTCCTAAAGAGGATGCAAACATACCTCTTGTCACCCCCTCCTTACTTCAGATGGTTCGCCTCAGATCAGTCAACATGGTTGAAGATCAGGTGAAAGCTCCCTCTGAGGACAAGTCAACCAATGAGGGAGCTCCAGTTCAGGAACATTGCCCAGTCTCAATGCCAGGACCTCATAACACCCCACAAAAGCCCATCCGCAAGTCCCTGTCTCTAAAATCTCCACCTCAGACAGTGAAAGCATCATCTGTGACACTAAACACCCCTTCCATGCGCTTACAAGAAGCCATACGTATGAAAACTGCAGCAATGTCTTCAAGAGATGGTCTCCCATCCCGACTCGGTATGAGATCATCCGCGTACAGTTGCGTCAGTGAACCAGGGGCTCTGTCCTTGAAATCACCTGAAGGATCTGACATGCACAAGTCCCCAGCCTCTACCGCCAGCTTTATCTTCTCTAGGAGCACAAAAAAGGTTGTCATAGAGACTGCGGCTGCCTCCTCTCCTGAAGCTCAAGCAAGTCTGAAGCAAAACTTGGCGGCTGAACTCATGCAGTTTTCTGACCAATCAAATGCTGCTGCTTTCTCCAATGGCGGGGTGAAGTCTGACAGAGTTCCTCCACCAGTAGCTAGAAAACCATCCCACAGCAGCATCAGTCCTTCTCAGAGTCTTCCTGCTTGTTCAACAAAGATGGATTTCAGTGTTGATGGAAACGGCGCGATTGGAGCAGTACAACATACGAGGGCAGTAACACCTCCTGAGACAACAA CTACAAGAGTGACAGCGGACACAATTGAAACACTGTTTTGA